One segment of Fusarium falciforme chromosome 13, complete sequence DNA contains the following:
- a CDS encoding HNHc domain-containing protein, whose product MTSAAVNPTMRSHGWNIELLTAPGDVPFAGVFQPAKDVFMTFRDIVNEMRLSFEFQDESSDVWNEVAFGLLDMLNVSEDECPAPKFVHGNGLDQLVPALPELEPDAPEDRAILQYRVFKHHDCGLSADQPSKCHFEARCAQRISKPVRRLEPRYLPPKKASTDPRYAAYPLRKTVRGRKPGSPSKRSASGSVSPRKDPDIDQADEDFANMVAPPECNISDERAKMTMANFRNSCLTSAKQCAVTGMGRSWCDSPTIGPALQACHIVSQLQYHTYPDPEADADEMQDGGERVSPRRLEQAWERTWASENGVLLFSHLHDMFDQRLFSIHPETLQVRAFMPYDILLAYHGRKAKVQRRVDRAALRHHYDMCCIENMAAKMPFVEQLPRTGSVASTSGINTPLEIRPTLAGIASPRILESPSEQNQGQDGQRPDGDPSKRARQSERQHIPELTSDCTDSSRSPSDKPMGDSTASPDLPWSRKRKREHEPRIAANHESYLTPYNSEGFLADVSWELTRLARRRKWGRGYSFA is encoded by the exons ATGACCAGCGCAGCCGTGAATCCAACGATGCGATCGCACGGATGGAACATTGAGCTCCTCACAGCGCCCGGCGACGTTCCTTTCGCTGGCGTCTTCCAACCGGCAAAGGATGTTTTTATGACGTTTCGCGACATCGTCAATGAGATGCGTCTGAGTTTCGAGTTCCAGGATGAGAGCTCGGATGTGTGGAATGAAGTTGCTTTCGGTCTTTTGGATATGCTGAATGTGTCCGAGGATGAATGTCCCGCTCCCAAGTTCGTGCATGGCAATGGGCTGGATCAACTAGTTCCCGCCCTTCCTGAGCTAGAACCTGATGCTCCTGAAGACCGTGCGATCCTCCAGTACCGCGTTTTCAAGCACCACGATTGCGGCTTGTCAGCTGATCAGCCATCCAAGTGCCACTTTGAGG CTAGATGCGCGCAGCGCATTTCCAAGCCTGTCCGCCGGCTAGAGCCACGCTACCTGCCTCCTAAGAAGGCCTCAACTGACCCACGCTACGCGGCCTACCCCCTCCGCAAAACAGTACGCGGAAGGAAACCTGGATCTCCCTCGAAGCGATCAGCATCTGGTTCTGTGTCACCACGTAAGGATCCGGACATAGACCAGGCTGATGAGGACTTCGCCAACATGGTTGCACCCCCGGAATGCAATATCTCCGACGAAAGAGCCAAAATGACCATGGCCAACTTTCGCAACTCTTGCCTCACGTCAGCCAAGCAGTGTGCCGTTACTGGCATGGGACGCTCGTGGTGCGACAGCCCAACCATCGGTCCCGCGCTGCAGGCGTGTCACATCGTGTCTCAGCTGCAGTATCATACATACCCCGACCCAGAAGCTGATGCAGACGAAATGCAGGACGGCGGCGAGAGGGTGAGCCCTCGCCGTTTAGAGCAGGCCTGGGAACGCACCTGGGCATCAGAGAATGgggtcctcctcttcagtcaTCTCCACGACATGTTCGACCAGCGGCTCTTCTCGATACACCCGGAAACTCTCCAGGTTCGCGCTTTCATGCCATACGATATCCTCCTCGCATACCATGGCCGCAAAGCCAAAGTGCAGCGTCGGGTGGACAGAGCTGCGCTACGCCATCACTATGACATGTGCTGCATTGAGAATATGGCCGCCAAGATGCCTTTCGTGGAGCAGCTGCCCCGGACGGGGAGTGTTGCATCGACATCGGGTATTAATACTCCGCTCGAAATTCGACCCACGCTGGCCGGGATCGCAAGCCCGAGGATACTGGAGTCGCCTTCCGAGCAAAACCAGGGCCAAGATGGACAACGTCCTGATGGTGACCCCTCCAAACGGGCGCGGCAATCAGAAAGACAGCACATCCCCGAGTTGACAAGCGATTGCACGGATTCGTCTAGATCTCCAAGCGACAAACCTATGGGCGACTCGACTGCCTCTCCCGACCTCCCATGGTCACGCAAACGCAAACGAGAACATGAGCCGCGGATTGCAGCCAACCACGAGAGTTATCTTACACCTTATAACAGCGAGGGATTTTTGGCAGATGTGAGCTGGGAGTTGACAAGACTTGCAAGGCGGCGCAAATGGGGGCGGGGATATTCTTTCGCGTGA
- a CDS encoding HEME-HALOPEROXIDASE domain-containing protein: protein MSSTIKLLMLFATFSPFAFAFPPSNHPTFGAQGQKAIGHNDLFIPDPHDPVPYKEPFEWDEKNHYYEKHVNGSGHGYYRRSSCPGVNTLANRGFINRSGRNISYDEIAQAARVVWNFGDDNIQIVLGPTRKEHPGPRINLDMFADDAVQFKINCLAAPTRNDRGVGDNVNLNKTLLQQLLSASKDGETLTLEDTAEHHHRRHNDSKATNPNFRFGNSGAICSLAQYANMFGMLGRHGKNGPGTLHVEDVKKFYLDEDWPEGYWRRQLPYYFPEANSYIDRMARHIGYQIERPYPPDEHKLYDVEGDVAVFDVLPQWELPDRYKLKEQEGKKTPDL, encoded by the exons atgagTTCTACTATCAAGCTTCTTATGCTTTTCGCAACCTTTAGTCCCTTCGCCTTCGCTTTCCCTCCCTCCAATCACCCGACTTTCGGGGCACAGGGACAAAAGGCCATCGGCCACAATGATCTCTTCATTCCTGACCCCCACGATCCCGTTCCGTACAAGGAGCCGTTTGAATGGGATGAGAAGAACCACTACTACGAGAAGCATGTCAATGGTTCCGGGCATGGTTATTATCGGCGATCTTCATGCCCTGGGGTCAATACACTGGCTAACAGAGGATTCATCAACCGTTCTGGCCGCAACATTAGCTACGATGAGATAGCCCAAGCTGCACGCGTGGTATGGAACTTTGGGGATGACAAC ATTCAGATTGTGCTTGGCCCTACCCGCAAAGAGCATCCTGGCCCCCGCATCAACCTCGATATGTTCGCCGACGATGCTGTCCAGTTCAAGATCAACTGCCTCGCAGCTCCGACTCGCAATGACCGAGGGGTAGGAGATAATGTCAACCTGAATAAGACATTGCTCCAACAACTGCTCTCGGCCTCGAAGGACGGTGAGACCTTGACTCTCGAGGACACTGCGGAGCACCATCACCGGCGCCACAATGACTCCAAAGCCACGAATCCCAACTTCAGGTTCGGTAACAGCGGAGCCATCTGCTCTCTTGCCCAGTACGCTAATATGTTTGGCATGCTGGGCCGACATGGCAAGAATGGGCCGGGCACCTTGCATGTCGAGGATGTGAAAAAGTTTTACCTCGACGAGGACTGGCCGGAGGGCTACTGGAGGAGACAGTTGCCATACTACTTCCCCGAGGCCAACAGCTACATTGACAGAATGGCGCGCCACATCGGGTACCAGATTGAAAGACCTTACCCGCCGGACGAACATAAATTGTATGATGTTGAAGGAGATGTTGCAGTCTTTGACGTTTTACCTCAATGGGAACTTCCAGATAGGTACAAGCTAAAGGAGCAAGAGGGGAAGAAGACACCGGACCTGTAA
- a CDS encoding Manganese lipoxygenase yields MAILNADLPVRPPNTPPVPKPDEILKHPSLDAREKELQINIKDVPFADIDPGVFNRELVKLKLYAKPNPRHLEQPPALGGGNITEGTYSGTQAALTHAYSRIERSYESYFDVMQIEPTLPRYTDLPAKKEIFQYSSYPKNPDGSVAQYPPHLEHIPKEDQVSLLKIFNALGLAETEILIKQVVPDSIVGKTAAWILDLVNGNIRDAANQGSSIKAYETYNKLHRKSGTDIEQGANLGLLPDWYSDRRFADQSFTGTNPTTIEKIPKDLLDEFIEAAKRGGYDYWAQTIPETDPSSLFIQDCRYFREAVGAQPNEELHHKEPVSDNSWACAAVTLFQLHPDGQLHPVAIVCDYKSTMANSVTIFNQRRLPTDPSNHEESDWAWRYAKTCAQVSDWIRHEVGVHLTRAHMIEEVLIVATHRTIPMDHIVFKLLEPHWYKTLSLNAAARSTLVPQVIKDLVGLKPDYLYQFIRYEFENFDYVRSYVPNDLEQRGLPNTAQGLSDKKYKNYAYAKNMVSMWHCIREYVMSTLLMYYDKDTADKMVQEDQYVQDWCKEVQTNGWIDSFPTIQTLDELCDAVTMSIHIAAPFHTAVNYLQNFYQAFVLAKPPCLCSPIPGSLEELRKYTEKSLVDALPIGRQRQWLLSVQVPWLLSFKVPSDRSLITFAQSQWRTHRGDDREDQEIRAISERFYIELKKLEVEFLVTSKSMDEGSVPYMVMDPANTAVSILI; encoded by the exons ATGGCTATTCTCAATGCTGATCTACCGGTACGGCCGCCCAATACTCCACCGGTTCCCAAGCCAGATGAAATTCTGAAACATCCGTCTCTTGATGCACGCGAGAAAGAACTCCAAATCAACATCAAGGATGTGCCCTTTGCCGACATTGACCCTGGTGTCTTCAATAGAGAGCTTGTGAAGTTGAAGTTGTATGCCAAACCAAACCCGAGGCACCTTGAACAGCCTCCAGCGCTAGGTGGAGGAAACATCACAGAAGGGACATACTCTGGAACTCAAGCCGCATTGACTCATGCCTACAGTCGAATCGAGCGAAG CTACGAATCCTATTTCGATGTCATGCAGATTGAGCCCACTTTGCCTCGGTACACAGATCTTccagccaagaaggagatttTCCAATACTCTTCCTACCCAAAGAACCCTGATGGGTCTGTTGCTCAGTATCCGCCCCACCTTGAACACATCCCAAAAGAAGATCAGGTCTCCTTGTTGAAGATTTTCAATGCTCTGGGTCTCGCAGAGACGGAAATTTTGATCAAGCAGGTGGTTCCCGATAGTATCGTTGGAAAGACTGCTGCATGGATTCTTGACCTGGTCAATGGAAACATTAGAGATGCGGCGAATCAAGGCTCTAGCATCAAAGCCTATGAAACGTACAACAAGCTCCACCGCAAGTCTGGCACAGACATCGAACAGGGAGCCAATCTCGGTCTCTTACCGGACTGGTACAGCGATCGCCGCTTTGCCGATCAATCATTTACGGGAACCAACCCTACGACGATTGAGAAGATCCCTAAGGACCTGTTGGATGAGTTCATCGAGGCCGCAAAGCGGGGCGGATATGACTACTGGGCGCAAACTATTCCTGAGACCGACCCAAGCTCGCTCTTTATTCAAGACTGCCGCTATTTCCGGGAAGCGGTTGGCGCTCAGCCTAACGAAGAACTGCATCACAAAGAACCTGTCTCGGACAACAGCTGGGCATGTGCGGCCGTTACACTTTTTCAGCTCCATCCGGACGGCCAACTACACCCAGTTGCCATTGTTTGCGACTACAAGAGCACCATGGCAAACTCCgtcaccatcttcaaccaaaGGAGACTTCCCACGGACCCATCCAACCATGAAGAAAGCGACTGGGCGTGGCGATATGCCAAGACGTGTGCTCAAGTCTCTGACTGGATTCGTCATGAAGTCGGTGTCCATCTGACTCGCGCGCACATGATTGAGGAGGTACTGATAGTGGCCACCCACCGCACAATTCCCATGGACCACATTGTGTTCAAACTTCTTGAGCCACACTGGTACAAGACGCTCTCGCTTAACGCTGCTGCTAGATCTACCCTTGTGCCTCAAGTCATCAAGGACCTGGTTGGCCTGAAGCCTGACTATTTGTATCAGTTCATTCGGTATGAGTTTGAGAACTTTGACTATGTCAGGAGCTACGTCCCCAATGACTTGGAACAACGGGGCCTTCCCAACACAGCACAGGGCCTGTCCGACAAGAAGTACAAGAATTATGCCTATGCCAAGAACATGGTCTCTATGTGGCACTGCATTCGAGAGTACGTCATGAGCACGCTTCTGATGTACTACGACAAGGATACGGCAGACAAGATGGTGCAAGAAGATCAATATGTCCAGGACTGGTGCAAGGAGGTGCAGACAAACGGTTGGATCGATTCTTTCCCGACCATCCAAACTCTGGACGAACTGTGCGACGCTGTCACCATGAGCATTCATATTGCAGCTCCATTTCACACCGCAGTCAACTACCTTCAAAACTTCTACCAAGCCTTCGTTCTCGCCAAACCACCCTGCCTTTGCAGCCCAATACCTGGaagcctcgaggagctcagGAAGTATACTGAGAAAAGCCTCGTCGATGCGCTGCCCATCGGTCGACAAAGGCAATGGCTGCTCTCAGTCCAGGTACCCTGGCTCCTTAGTTTTAAGGTCCCTAGTGATCGCAGTCTTATTACTTTCGCTCAATCTCAATGGCGCACGCATCGTGGGGATGACAGGGAAGACCAAGAAATCAGAGCGATCAGCGAGCGGTTCTATatcgagctcaagaagctagAAGTTGAGTTTCTTGTCACTAGCAAGAGTATGGATGAGGGAAGCGTTCCTTACATGGTCATGGATCCGGCCAATACTGCTGTGTCTATTTTGATCTAA
- a CDS encoding MARVEL domain-containing protein → MAHTGTAHKVISVILRLGEFACAVIVLGILSRFCYLISIPQAEADGRIIYAMVVAGIGIVYSFFFCPPFKSLFLGFPFDFILFVMWLVAYCLLQTRTGSHTCSTRWYYDYWGYYWGRFWRVGPIGTVTIDGAGCAQWKTVLAFSFIAWFLHFTSGILGIYVFHTYIKLEETRRDIKHHAEKLTKGHPQAHGYEQGVEGQNGAANTQSTVPTTTVPTTTV, encoded by the exons ATGGCACACACCGGTACTGCGCACAAAGTCATTTCTGTTATCCTCCGTCTTGGTGAATTTGCCTGCGCTGTGATTGTCCTTGGAATTCTCTCTCGCTTCTGTTATCTCATTAGCATCCCGCAGGCGGAAGCCGATGGACGGATCATCTATGCCATGGTCGTCGCGGGCATCGGTATTGTCTACTCGTTCTTTTTTTGTCCGCCATTCAAATCTCTCTTTTTGGGATTCCCATTTGACTTTATACTGTTTGTGATGTGGCTTGTGGCATACTGCCTGCTTCAGACC AGAACGGGTAGTCACACATGCTCTACACGCTGGTATTACGACTATTGGGGCTACTATTGGGGTCGTTTCTGGCGAGTCGGCCCCATTGGGACAGTGACCATCGATGGGGCGGGATGCGCGCAGTGGAAGACGGTCCTGGCCTTCTCATTCATCGCGTGGTTCCTCCACTTCACGAGTGGCATTCTC GGGATATATGTCTTCCATACTTACatcaagctcgaggagacAAGGCGCGACATCAAGCATCATGCGGAAAAACTCACCAA AGGTCATCCTCAGGCGCATGGCTACGAGCAGGGAGTCGAAGGGCAGAATGGCGCGGCAAATACCCAGTCTACAGTGCCTACCACTACAGTGCCTACCACTACAGTATAA